The sequence GCAATGTGTGGGAAGCAAAACAAAATATTTTAGATTAAAGGGTAAAACTTATGCCATTTGTTTTTAAAAAACTTGAAATTGCGGAAGTGGTGCTTATAGAAACTCAAAAATTCGGCGACGCCAGAGGTTTTTTTACCGAACTTTTTAAAGAAAGCAATTTTTCTTTTTCGGGCGCCGTAAAACAAATTAATTTTTCTAAATCGTCAAAAGATATTTTGCGCGGGCTTCACTATCAGCTTGCGCCTTTTTCACAAAGCAAAATAGTCAGGGCGGTTTGCGGAAAAATTTTTGACGTTGCGGTGGACTTAAGAAAAGGTTCGCCTACTTTCGGCAAATGGGTCGGTGAAATTTTAGACAGCGAAAAAATGAACATGCTTTATATTCCCGAAGGTTTTGCGCACGGATTTGAAGTTTTGTCTGAAAGCGCCGAAGTGGAATATTTTTGCAACCGCGAATACGCTCCGCAGCACGAACGCGGCATAAAATATGATGACCCTGATATAAACGTTAAATGGAACGTAAAAAAACCGCTGGTCTCGCAGAAAGACGCGAAATACCCGTTTTTGAAAGACGCCGAGATTAATTTTTAAATTGCAAGTTGACTGAAAAATCAATATTTTATATACTCAATAACTGATTTTGGTGCGGTACCCAAGTGGTAAGGGAGCAGTCTGCAAAACTGTTATTCGCCGGTTCAATTCCGGCCCGCAC is a genomic window of Endomicrobium proavitum containing:
- the rfbC gene encoding dTDP-4-dehydrorhamnose 3,5-epimerase, whose translation is MPFVFKKLEIAEVVLIETQKFGDARGFFTELFKESNFSFSGAVKQINFSKSSKDILRGLHYQLAPFSQSKIVRAVCGKIFDVAVDLRKGSPTFGKWVGEILDSEKMNMLYIPEGFAHGFEVLSESAEVEYFCNREYAPQHERGIKYDDPDINVKWNVKKPLVSQKDAKYPFLKDAEINF